A genomic window from Aethina tumida isolate Nest 87 chromosome 4, icAetTumi1.1, whole genome shotgun sequence includes:
- the LOC109594200 gene encoding dedicator of cytokinesis protein 7 isoform X1: protein MASTQRAFTQKLSKHNAADVRRNVASHKSGLLSPSSTSSWSNADVAEPLDFEEFLGQYQTTIDREPLRHILDVPQGDVEVDVIERPIRTLKPIIPEEKIETLPPHVQACVECYRSNWNVVRYNHRSLSSSVSSRSNLSKTLEPSPKQEFEVDFQATPSEANSEIDLSSAPSSSRHSVASIGSVSSCGDTLTPRNSWASLDLRHSAGDQLINDILEQSAPEAIDQLNESRRQNDRQDALFALCPQTTDLEMGEPVEKRLPANIPFEYLGHRVLVKCQQLTMELEVEPLFASMALYDCKERKKVSETFHFDLNPESLKRMLGSHVPYSDTSTLARGCVFNISHPSPDLFIVIRIEKVLQGDINECIEPYLKDDKNRDKLKSNAVSVCERLGKYRQPFAWTAINLINVINDGNSMERDLDKESTGSGSNTNSLDRKSTGSSLEQLRRRAADMGTLTRRGSLERRIEKRRSWSPDHLATSLDSFRPITLTMSSFFKQECEKLRDDDLYKCLQELKKPAILLKKLKQIPATLKLEICPCPIEVKNCLTPELSKLHPYPDEKSRPLKELLEFPVKEILVPHYTYRNLLYVSPKELNFSNRTGSARNLTVKVQLMAGEGDHHALYNIYGKSSSPETTNEAYSTVTYHNKCPSFYDEIKMKLPAALADNHHLLFTFYHISCQKKLEQSSVDTPVGYTWLPLLRDGRLVTGDFCLPIMLEPPMPNYSYIPPDVCLPGTKWLDNHKGLFTVTLETASSVHTQDNSLERFLTAYDVVHSGVIPARLGESGSENELRSAMAGLSGARPELIVRHLPLIFDIIIQLLVQPPRISGHTLNIGHNCFEALCILLENISNLQELQVDQHHRNALLATYIQYQCNLPHPLCSSNQSSPDWEEHILGGSGLARSSSNPDLEIAHLQHARGLDRAASMRVPGDQTSPNISPCQRVVHQELVLQWVVSSGRIRDMAMQNAWFLFELINKSMVEHLARTNNLDSSRKNRFPDHFMEDITTLVQNVTGEIIAHSTGETRKAHKLNAALAFFCFDLLSIADRGFVFSLIRSYNKQLHVKIAAIHESVLIELKLEFARILCSHEHYVALNLPFASPFMSTGASVSPSPSVTSSTSQNSFLSGPPASQERAAIFAELSPEYKQHHYLAGLVLSDLATVLLEMNFPSLHSKAVDTVKSLLSWHDGDPRYVSPEARRRVAALYLPLLAIAMDVLPLLHHFAVDKTDRYNDSGISSNIDQTVALAISGNVTQGNVDSFAPLPARKNAISADVTRNLLTCVLWVLKNLERESLTQWLGELSSSRLATLLHLLDACTSCFEYRPRRRAPPPSGYAHAQVAQDMRSRLEDVILGQGSAREMMQRRKGGTPQAAVEKLRWRKEQMTYRHGTDQVDRPRDDLINDIHLEGHLATEASFIILDTLERCVATVAQCDSQQHLVGLALTVLLHALGKNQSTTVLPHMFASQRSLVFKFHSALFDEESSHCADLCLLLLKHCGSQIASVRSQAAASLYLLMRQTFQIGNNFARVKMQVTMSLSSLVGTSSSFSDDSLRRSLKTILEYGERDSELQETTFPEQVRDLVFNLHMILSDTVKMKEFQEDPEMLLDLMFRIAKGYQNSPDLRLTWLANMAQKHMERGNHCEAGMCLVHSAALVAEYLVMLESLPHLPVGAAALERVSPNVLEESAVSDDVLSPETEGGCLGLHFTEGGLLGLLEHAASSFHAAAMYEPMNDIYRVLIPIAENNRDFKKLANIHGKLHDAYTRIDQLHGKRMFGTYFRVGFYGSKFGDLHEQEFIYKEPTLTKLPEIFSRLENFYAERFGPDNVIIIKDSNTVDTSSLDSEKAYIQITYVEPYFEQYELRYRQTHFDRNFNIKRFVYATPFTMTGKAHGELRDQYKRKTILTTAVHFPYVKTRIQVVHRTQITLTPIEVAIEDIQKKTLELATATNQEPPDPKILQMVLQGCIGTTVNQGPLEMATTFLPSDGKTLTKHQNKLRLCFKDFSKKCQDALKKNKNLIGPDQRDYQRELDRNYKRFIEKLQPLVNPQTNITITNTSPHKYSSESTALKW, encoded by the exons ATGGCGTCCACACAAAGGGCgtttacacaaaaattatcaaa acatAATGCCGCCGACGTGCGACGAAATGTGGCCAGCCATAAAAGTGGCTTGTTGTCTCCCTCATCCACTTCT AGCTGGTCAAATGCAGATGTGGCCGAACCGTTAGATTTTGAAGAGTTCTTGGGCCAGTATCAAACAACAATAGACAGGGAACCTTTAAGACATATTTTAGACGTACCTCAAGGTGATGTTGAAGTAGATGTTATAGAGAGACCCATTAGAACTTTAAAACCAATAATtcctgaagaaaaaat TGAAACACTACCACCACATGTTCAAGCTTGTGTTGAATGCTATAGGTCTAATTGGAATGTTGTCAGATACAATCACAGATCATTAAGTAGCAGTGTTTCAAGCAGATCAAATCTCTCTAAAACATTAGAACCTAGTCCAAAACAAGAGTTTGAGGTTGATTTTCAAGCCACACCATCTGAAGCCAACAGTGAAATAG aTCTTTCATCTGCACCCAGTAGTAGTAGACATAGTGTGGCATCAATTGGGTCTGTGTCATCATGTGGTGATACTTTGACACCTAGGAATTCATGGGCTTCTTTAGATCTGAGACATTCAGCAGGAGATCAATTAATCAATGATATACTAGAGCAGTCAGCTCCAGAAGCAATAGACCAGCTTAATGAAAGTAGGAGACAAAATGATAGGCAAGATGCTTTATTTGCTTTGTGCCCACAGACCACAGATTTGGAAATGGGAGAACCTGTTGAGAAGAGGCTTCCTGCTAATATTCCTTTTGAATATTTGGGACATAGGGTTTTGGTGAAATGTCAACAATtaac CATGGAATTGGAGGTTGAACCTTTGTTTGCCTCAATGGCTTTGTATGATTGCAAGGAGAGAAAGAAAGTGTCTGAAACTTtccattttgatttaaatccAGAGAGTTTGAAAAGAATGTTAGGTAGCCATGTGCCTTATTCTGATACCAGCACTTTGGCAAGAGGTTGTGTGTTTAATATCTCACATCCTTCTCCTGACTTATTTATTGTCATTAGGATTGAAAAGGTTTTGCAGGGTGACATCAATGAATGTATTGAACCTTATTTGAAGGATGACAAA AATCGTGATAAACTAAAATCTAATGCAGTGTCAGTGTGTGAGAGATTGGGAAAATACAGACAACCATTTGCTTGGACagctataaatttaataaatgtaataaacgaTGGTAATTCTATGGAAAGGGATTTAGATAAGGAATCCACTGGTTCAGGATCAAATACCAACAGTTTAG ATCGAAAATCAACTGGAAGCAGTTTAGAACAGCTCCGTAGACGGGCTGCTGACATGGGCACCCTAACGCGCAGAGGATCACTGGAGAGGCGCATCGAAAAACGACGATCATGGTCTCCTGACCACTTGGCTACAAGTCTCGATTCGTTCAGGCCGATAACCTTAACAATGTCCAGCTTTTTCAAACAAGAGTGCGAAAAGTTACGAGACGATGACTTGTATAAATGCCTGCAAGAGTTGAAAAAACCGGCAATCCtgttaaagaaactaaaacaaattcCTGCAACattgaaattagaaatttgCCCATGTCCCATTGAGGTGAAGAACTGTCTGACCCCAGAATTGTCGAAACTTCATCCATATCCTGATGAGAAAAGCCGACCTTTGAAAGAACTACTCGAGTTTCccgttaaagaaattttagttcCCCATTACACATACAGAAATCTATTGTATGTCAGTCCCAAGGAGTTAAATTTCTCAAATCGCACGGGATCTGCGAGAAATTTAACAGTGAAAGTGCAGCTGATGGCTGGTGAGGGTGATCATCATGCCCTGTACAACATTTACGGAAAATCTAGTTCACCGGAAACAACGAACGAAGCTTACAGCACTGTAACTTATCACAATAAATGTCCTAGTTTTtatgatgaaataaaaatgaaattaccaGCTGCTTTGGCTGATAATCACCACTTACTTTTCACTTTTTATCATATATCTTGTCAGAAGAAACTTGAACAATCTTCAGTTGATACACCAGTAGGGTATACT TGGTTGCCATTACTGAGGGATGGGCGTTTGGTCACTGGAGATTTTTGCTTACCAATAATGCTGGAACCACCAATGCCAAATTACAGTTATATACCACCAGATGTTTGTTTGCCAGGCACCAAATGGCTAGACAATCATAAAGGTCTGTTCACTGTGACTCTAGAAACCGCATCGTCCGTACACACACAGGATAACTCCTTAGAAAGATTCCTTACTGCATACGATGTCGTGCATTCAGGTGTTATACCTGCACGATTGGGAGAAAGCGGATCGGAAAATGAACTGAG GTCGGCTATGGCGGGTTTGTCTGGTGCAAGACCTGAGCTTATAGTGCGTCATTTGCCTTTGATATTTGACATTATTATCCAACTGCTGGTTCAGCCTCCTCGGATTTCCGGTCATACCCTTAACATTGGTCATAACTGCTTTGAAGCCTTATGTATTCTTTTGGAAAACATTTCg aatctGCAAGAGTTACAAGTTGATCAGCATCATAGAAATGCTTTGTTGGCAACCTATATTCAGTATCAGTGTAACCTTCCTCATCCGCTTTGCAGTAGTAATCAGAGTTCCCCAGATTGGGAAG aaCACATTTTAGGTGGATCTGGATTAGCTAGGAGCAGTTCCAATCCGGACTTAGAAATCGCCCACCTTCAACATGCGCGAGGTTTGGACCGTGCAGCTAGTATGCGTGTGCCCGGCGATCAAACGAGTCCCAACATTAGCCCATGCCAAAGGGTGGTGCATCAAGAGCTGGTCCTGCAGTGGGTAGTATCAAGTGGTAGAATAAGGGACATGGCTATGCAAAACGCCTGGTTTTTGTTCGAACTAATCAACAAAAGCATGGTCGAGCATCTAGCCAGAACTAATAACTTGGACTCCTCCAGAAAAAATCGATTCCCCGACCATTTTATGGAGGACATAACCACTCTCGTTCAAAATGTTACTGGAGAGATTATAGCACACTCAACTGGTGAAACCAGAAAAGCACACAAGTTAAACGCGGCTTTGGCTTTCTTCTGTTTTGATTTGCTATCTATAGCTGATAGAGGATTCGTTTTCAGTTTAATTCGTTCCTACAACAAGCAACTTCATGTTAAAATAGCTGCGATTCACGAATCTGTACTCATAGAGTTAAAACTAGAGTTCGCACGTATTTTGTGCAGCCATGAACATTATGTAGCCCTGAACTTACCCTTTGCATCTCCATTTATGTCCACTGGCGCAAGTGTATCTCCAAGTCCCAGTGTTACAAGCTCTACTAGTCAGAACAGCTTCCTGTCGGGACCGCCTGCTAGTCAAGAAAGAGCCGCCATTTTCGCCGAGTTGTCGCCAgagtataaacaacatcattATCTCGCCGGATTAGTTCTTTCAGATTTAGCCACAGTTTTACTGGAAATGAACTTCCCTTCATTACATAGTAAAGCGGTGGATACTGTGAAGTCGTTGTTGTCTTGGCATGACGGCGACCCAAGGTATGTCTCTCCTGAGGCTAGAAGAAGAGTGGCAGCTTTATATTTGCCTTTATTAGCTATTGCTATGGATGTGCTGCCTTTACTTCATCATTTTGCTGTAGACAAAACTGACAG GTACAATGATAGCGGCATTTCGTCCAACATTGATCAAACTGTGGCTTTAGCAATTTCCGGCAATGTAACCCAAGGAAATGTCGACTCGTTTGCACcg CTTCCTGCGAGAAAGAACGCTATATCAGCGGACGTCACCAGAAACTTGCTTACTTGCGTGCTTTGGGTGTTAAAAAATCTTGAGCGTGAGTCTCTAACCCAATGGTTGGGTGAACTGAGTTCTTCAAGATTGGCAACTCTTTTGCATCTGTTGGACGCTTGTACTAGCTGCTTCGAGTACAGACCCAGGAGGAGAGCTCCTCCACCGTCGGGATACGCTCATGCTCAAGTCGCCCAAGATATGCGTTCGCGTTTAGAGGATGTCATATTGGGGCAGGGATCCGCCAGGGAAATGATGCAAAGAAGAAAAG GTGGTACTCCCCAAGCTGCGGTTGAAAAGCTTCGCTGGCGCAAGGAACAGATGACCTACCGTCATGGTACAGATCAAGTGGATCGTCCGAGGGACGATTTGATCAACGACATTCATTTGGAGGGCCACTTGGCAACTGAAGCTTCGTTCATCATACTCGACACGTTGGAAAGATGTGTTGCCACTGTTGCGCAATGCGATTCCCAACAACATCTGGTCGGACTGGCGTTAACCGTTTTATTGCATGCTTTAGGCAAGAATCAAAGTACTACGGTTCTACCTCACATGTTTGCATCGCAACGAAGCTTAGTTTTTAAG TTTCACAGTGCCTTGTTTGATGAAGAGAGCAGTCACTGTGCTGATCTGTGCCTTCTCTTGTTGAAACATTGTGGTTCCCAAATTGCTTCAGTCAGATCACAAGCTGCTGCCTCGCTCTATCTGTTGATGAGACAAACATTCCAAATTGgcaat aattttgcAAGAGTAAAAATGCAAGTGACAATGTCTTTGAGTAGTCTAGTCGGTACTTCGTCGTCATTCAGCGACGATTCGTTAAGAAGGTCACTGAAGACTATTCTGGAATACGGCGAAAGAGACTCCGAATTGCAAGAAACAACATTCCCCGAACAAGTTCGTGATTTAGTATTCAATCTGCACATGATCCTTTCCGACACTGTAAAGATGAAAGAGTTCCAAGAAGATCCGGAGATGCTCTTGGACTTGATGTTCCGTATAGCCAAAG gATATCAAAACTCTCCTGATTTGAGATTGACATGGCTGGCGAACATGGCCCAGAAACATATGGAGAGAGGTAATCATTGTGAAGCTGGAATGTGCCTGGTGCATTCCGCCGCCCTTGTAGCGGAGTACTTGGTGATGCTCGAATCACTTCCACATTTACCTGTTGGGGCGGCCGCTTTGGAGAGAGTGAGTCCAAATGTTTTGGAGGAGAGTGCCGTGTCCGACGACGTTTTAAGTCCAGAAACTGAGGGCGGATGTTTAGGATTACATTTTACAGAGGGGGGTTTACTGGGACTGTTGGAGCATGCGGCCAGCAGTTTTCATGCAGCAGCCATGTACGAACCTATGAATGATATTTATAGAGTACTGATTCCTATTGCGGAAAATAACAgagactttaaaaaattggccAACATTCATGG aaaattacacGACGCTTACACTAGAATTGATCAGTTACATGGAAAACGAATGTTTGGTACGTACTTTAGAGTAGGATTTTATGGATCAAAGTTTGGAGATCTTCACGAACaagaatttatatacaaagagCCAACGTTAACAAAACTCCCTGAAATTTTCAGCAGACTTgag aatttctaTGCGGAACGTTTTGGACCAGACAATGTAATAATCATCAAAGATTCAAATACAGTGGACACGTCATCTTTGGATTCTGAAAAAGCATACATTCAAATAACATATGTTGAGCCTTATTTTGAACAATACGAACTGCGATATCGACAAACACACTTTGATAGAAACTTTAACATAA AACGATTCGTTTACGCCACTCCATTTA